The Chiloscyllium plagiosum isolate BGI_BamShark_2017 chromosome 20, ASM401019v2, whole genome shotgun sequence genome has a window encoding:
- the LOC122560101 gene encoding thyrotropin-releasing hormone receptor-like: MENRTSGIELFNNSMNQTVEISRMPQNPLEYQIVTVLLVLLICGVGIAGNVMVVLVVLKTKHMRTPTNCYLVSLAIADLIVLLAAGLPNITESVVASWVYGYVGCLCITYLQYLGINASSCSITAFTIERYIAICHPIKAQFICTVSRAKKIIAFVWAFTSVYCVMWFFLLDIKQIPHVNGIQVVCDYRVSRNHYLPIYFLDFTIFYVIPLFVATVLYGLIARILFLNPIPSTPQETANNSIHRGRSSDSKMSCRRNKGPQSSRKQVTKMLAVVVILFALLWMPYRTLVVVNSFMNTPYLNTWFLLFCRMSIYLNSAINPVIYNLMSQKFRAAFKKLCKCKQSRAEKPSAYNVPVYYSVMKDMSHESPDHDLTEQEDINGYPIPNKKLNFDNTCCDTSTFSVA, encoded by the exons ATGGAGAACAGAACAAGTGGGATTGAGCTGTTCAACAATTCAATGAATCAGACGGTAGAAATATCGAGGATGCCTCAGAATCCTCTTGAGTACCAGATAGTCACCGTCCTGTTGGTCTTGTTGATCTGTGGAGTGGGGATAGCTGGAAATGTCATGGTTGTACTGGTGGTGCTGAAGACCAAACACATGAGAACACCCACTAACTGCTACCTGGTGAGCTTGGCCATTGCAGACCTGATTGTCCTCCTGGCGGCAGGCCTGCCCAATATCACCGAGAGTGTGGTCGCCTCCTGGGTTTATGGATACGTCGGCTGCCTTTGCATCACATACCTGCAGTACCTGGGCATCAACGCGTCGTCGTGTTCCATCACCGCCTTTACCATAGAGCGGTACATCGCAATCTGCCACCCCATTAAAGCTCAGTTCATCTGCACCGTGTCCAGAGCCAAGAAAATCATCGCCTTTGTCTGGGCCTTCACCTCGGTGTACTGCGTGATGTGGTTCTTTTTACTGGACATCAAGCAGATCCCACATGTCAATGGCATCCAGGTGGTCTGTGACTACAGGGTGTCAAGAAACCAttacctgcccatttactttctGGACTTCACTATATTCTATGTGATTCCTTTATTCGTGGCCACAGTTCTGTACGGGCTCATTGCTCGCATACTGTTCCTGAATCCGATTCCCAGCACCCCGCAGGAGACAGCCAATAACTCCATTCACAGGGGGCGCAGCAGCGACTCCAAGATGTCCTGTCGCCGCAACAAGGGCCCGCAATCTTCCAGGAAGCAG GTCACTAAAATGTTGGCAGTGGTGGTTATCCTTTTTGCTCTCCTCTGGATGCCCTACAGAACCTTGGTGGTTGTCAACTCCTTCATGAATACACCCTACTTGAACACTTGGTTTCTGTTATTCTGCAGGATGAGCATTTATCTGAACAGCGCCATCAACCCTGTCATTTACAATCTAATGTCTCAGAAATTTCGTGCTGCCTTCAAAAAACTTTGCAAATGCAAACAGTCACGGGCAGAAAAGCCTTCTGCCTATAATGTACCTGTTTACTACAGTGTAATGAAAGATATGTCCCATGAAAGTCCAGATCATGATCTAACAGAGCAAGAGGATATTAATGGCTATCCAATTCCTAATAAGAAGTTAAATTTTGATAATACTTGCTGTGATACTAGCACATTTAGTGTTGCCTGA